Genomic segment of Corynebacterium urealyticum DSM 7109:
CCCGTTGCTGTTGCCCACCGGAGAGGCTGCCAAAGCGCACGTGCGCACGTTCCGCGAGTCCGACTTTTTCCAGGGCCTGGTAGACGCGCTTCTTCTTCCCTCCCAGCGGCTGGAAGGGGCGAAGTTCCCGGAGGACGCCCATCGCGACGACGTCGAAGGCAGTGACGGGGAAGCTACGGTCCAGGTCGGCGACCTGGGGCACGTAGGACAGGCGGGTGGCGTTGACGTCCAACTTCCCATCGGCAAGGCGCACCGCCCCCAGAATGCCGCGCAGCACGGTGGTCTTCCCGGAGCCGTTCGCACCGATCAGCGCGAGACCCTGGCCAGCGTGGAGCCGGGCGTCGAGGTGCTGGACGACGGGCGGGCCACCGTAACTGAACGCGGCGTCCGAAAGCTCAACGATGGGCTGTTCGGAAGATGCAGTGGACATTACTTCAGGCTCTCAGGCAGGTCGGCGAGCTTGCCATCCCAGGCCTCCACGAGGGTGGTGACGTTGTGAATGATCGAGGAAATGTAGGTCTCGCCAGCGGAGCCCGCGGGGCCCAGGGAGTCACCGTAGAGGGCATCGTCGCCGACGACCGCCTTCACGCCGGCTGCCTTGGCGATGGCTTCGATGGACTTCGAGTTATTGGAATTCTCCGCGAACAGGGCGGTAGCTCCGGACTTCCGCACGGTCTCAGCTGCCTTGCGAATGTGGTCGGCGGTGGCGTCCTGCTGGTCGCTGAAGTCGGAGAGCGCGGCGCCGATG
This window contains:
- a CDS encoding metal ABC transporter ATP-binding protein; translated protein: MSTASSEQPIVELSDAAFSYGGPPVVQHLDARLHAGQGLALIGANGSGKTTVLRGILGAVRLADGKLDVNATRLSYVPQVADLDRSFPVTAFDVVAMGVLRELRPFQPLGGKKKRVYQALEKVGLAERAHVRFGSLSGGQQQRVLLARAVVARTELILLDEPFNGLDSQNREMLLDLLEELKEEGTAIIASTHDLVLAERACDYTLIVAEQSVFGPSAEVVPLYVG